The window GGGTGTTCGCCGCCCTTGGCATACAGCCTTTTCACCCCCTTTGGTTTGGTGAGCGATGTCAACAGAGCTTTATTTTCCGTTTTGCCGAATACCCCTAAGACCCTGCCGATCGCTGCTGCTTGAACCGGGTTTCTGCCGAAGTAGCCGAACTAGACCGTTTCCTCCCCACAACTGTTGTTCCGGTCTTTGTAACTATGCTGGACGGCAGATCGACCAGGATGTGGCTTTTGACCAGATGTGGTTTCTACGGCCACTTCTCAAGAGCATCGGAAACGTCCTGTACCAAGTGAAACACGACCTGGTCCGGATCAATCCCTGTCTCTTTGAAACGTTGCTTCAAACCATCCCGTACTTTTTCTGTCCGGCATACGACCCAGATCACGTCAAATCTGGTTTCAAGATGTTTCTCTACGTGTTCCTGTTCTCTCTGAGTGTTCTCCATCGCAATCTCGATAGCGACTTCGAACCGGCCTGTGTTCACGTAGACGTCAGCATCGAATAGCTCAAGTTTTGTGGCCCATCCCGCTTTCTCGAACGCCTTCTTGACCTGATGCTGCCAATACCGGTGAACAATACCACCTCTCCCCTCATGGCTTGAATCAAGATCAAGCTGGTCTTCGACGTAGGTACGTCCTCTGTCGGTTAATTCCAGAAGTTTTCGAGCACCTGTCCTTGTTTCGAGAGAGCGTTCTGTGACCAGGCCTGTCTCTACCAGTTCAGATTTGGCCTTGTTACCTTTGTACCGGCTCGAGAACGTTTCGTATCTTTCAGTCAACGGGATGAACGGCTCCTCAACAACTCCTTCCAATAACTGTTCCGCCTCCTCAGAGACTGTGACCTTCGACGGTGGATCGTCGATAACCTCAGGCTCTTCCGAATCCCTACTTTCGGACTGAACGGTCTCTTCGAACCGTGGCGGTTGTTTCCGAGGTTTAGCTGAAAGCGAGTTCCAGAACTGTCCCTGGTTTCTCTGTAGATCAGTGTCTGTAACCGTTTTCTCCAGTCGGTACTCATCGAGTATCACCCGTTCGGGTTCATCGTTTCCTGTCTGGATGACTGCTTCCCCGGTACCGAGGTCTTTGGCAGCGTTTGCTTGCCGCTGAGTAAGATTCATTGAGTCCGCGACCGCTGTGAACTGCTTCCGGTCACCTGTAGAGAGAAGGATCTTAGTGTAGGTGTTGGCCTTGATTGAATCGGTCAGCTTGGATGCTTCCTGATCTGCCACGATCAGTCCTTCCCCGAACTCCCTCATCTTGGCAGTCAGTTCGTCGACGGCCGGGATACCGGATTCAGATTGTCTCTCCTTGTAGACACTGAAGATTTGCTTGGCCTCGTCGAGGACGAACACGTGGTTGAGATCTTCCGTTCGGTGTATCTGTGTGAGCCGGTACTCGTAGACGGCTGCCAACAAGATATCCATTAGGAAGTTCTGTGTATCGCGGCTTAACCCGTCGAACTCGAACACGACGTTTCGCTCAAGAAGATCTTCGAACGTGTAACCTTCACTGCAGTCAAAGATGGTTCCAGCTCCCAGGTTCATCGCTTCTATTCGGTTGAGGACTGTGTCCCGGTAGTTCGAGGTCTTCCGCATATAGTTGATGTAGTCAGAGGTGAGGAACTGCTCGAGTTCATGGAAGCTGGGATACGGCGGTGATTTCTCCTCAAACAAGTTGTACAACCGGTAGAGTTTGAGAATGGATTTCAAGAGATGGTTTTTCGATCCGGATAGGAGGGCGGTGGCGTGGCCGAATATCTCGCTGACAACCTGAGCCCACCGCCGTGGCTGCACGCCTGGGGGTGGAACCAACGGATTATACTTGAGTTCGGTCCACGGCAACACCAGTACATCATTTCTGTCCTTGACGAGATGGCGGTAGTCCTTCTTGAGATCGAAACACCAGAACGGGACATCCAGTTGGGAGAGAAGATTGTAGAATAAGGTTGTTTTCCCGGAACCCGACTGACCGATAGCCAGGAGATGTTTCGAAAGCAGTGATTCACTGAGGTCATAGGATCGTCCAGAAACCGTCGTCCCAATTTGGATCGTCTCCGAAATCGGAGGACCGACTGTATTCGAGGTGTTGAACGGGTGTGACCGATGGTGTGCTAACGTGGCTGCAAGTGCTTTCCGACCCTGTTTCTGAAGCGGTTCCGGGGCAAGGATGTTGTATAGTGCCAGCCGTCGAATACGTGGATCCGATAGCTCGTCATCCTCGAGCATCCAGAGAAGAGAAGTCCGATCTCTAGAAAGGGAGGACATACATTCAACATAGTAGGGTAGGGTTCGAAATATGCTTGTAGACACCCTATTTCATTTCCACGGCCTCGTTGAAACCCTCAAATAGTGATGGTTCTCGGCGATCGTGCTGAGTACACAGCGCAAATCGGTCATGGTGTTGATGCAGTAGTGTGTCAAGGATGGCGCTTGATTTTGAGCTGGGGCAGCAGATAACTCGACAATATCGGTATGATAGTATCGCTTCAGAAATTCGTGAAAGTCATCCATTTATTCCTCATCCATCCGACTACGGTATCTGAGCAATACCAATAATATCATCAATTATATTAAATTACAGGTAGTCGTTCGTGTCTCGCTATCTCTCTCATCTTTGTGTGCCGTCAGTTGTTTCTCCACCTCCTCGAATTGTCCCAGAACGTGTTGCGGATGGAGAGGTTTCTCGTGCAGGTGATACTCTCGAATGCGACCATCCCGTCCAGTCCGCTGGGTACCTGGGTAGAAGAGCACTCCGTCACCACCGATATTGGGATCAATCAGGTCAACTGCGTAGCCGAGTACTTGTCGCACGTCCGAAACACTCGGCGCATCCTTGTATTTTGCGTCGCCGACCCAGATCGTCTCGCCGTCGTAGTCAATAACGAAATCGGGATCGCCGACACTCCGGCCGAGGTTTGGTTCGAAGTATCGACTCGTAAAAGGAGTCGAGACGTCCGACCCAGAGACCCCGTTTGGACGATTCGGAGATTGGTTGTAGTGGACCGTGTAGTCGCCAATTGAGTACGCACCAGCGATTTCGCCGATATTCGGTTCGACCCCCTCGATATCGGCGACGCTCTCGAGGAGTCGGCGAAGAACCCACACCTCATAGACCTTCGACATCGGCTTGACGGCAGTGTCGTAGTGATCGGTGAACGCAAGCTCTAGGTTGATGTTCTGAAGGAACGATTCCCAGAGATCGATGATGAGCATGAAGTCCTCGTCAGCACCACGCCGTGCCTCATCTATCGTCTCGATCGTCGTTAGTGGCTCGTCCAGTCCTTTCTCCAGTAGTCGATCGAAGAGAGGCTTGTCGAGAACACTCCGATGGTAGGCAAGACGGTCTCCCAGTAGGTCCATGTAGTACTGGTGTTGCTGGGTGAGTCGACGCAGTTCTCTCGCGAGTACCGCGTGAAAGCGGACGAGAATAAGGTTCTCCAATGAGTCGAGACGGAACTCCGTCCGTTGGGAAACGATCTGGTTAGACTGGCGTGCCTGCTCACGTAGTGTTTCTTGGATCCGGACGCGCCCCCTGGGCTCTGGATGTCGTTCTGTCCGCTGCTCGACGTCGACGGGAAGCCGGTGTGAGAGAACTTGGTCCGTCTGTGTTTGGAGTGCGTTGCTGTAGGGTCCAAGGCGTGCTTTTTGATCCAAGAGGAGATCCGGGGAGAACTGAAACGCCGCCGTGATCGTGTCCGGGCCAAGTATTTCTGACCAATCCTGAACCTCCGTGATCAGCGTTTCAAACGCATCGTCGTCGAAGTGCTCCGGTTTCACGACGACGCCTGGAGCGAACTCGCCGACCCAACCCCCAGGCTCAAACAGGTCTCCCCGTATCGATGGTGGTCCTTCTTCAAGCTCCTCGATCGAGCTCGCGTACTCTTCGCTAACGACGTCTTCAATATGTGCAACCCGATCACGAAGCTGCTGCTCGTCTTCGTCATCGAGGTCGAGGTCCGATACCGGATATGAGTGAAACGTGATATAGTCGCGGTCGTTCCCGCTCATTCCAGAATACTGTTGCTGTCCTTGGCGTCTTTCAGCGCTTGGGCCGTCTTTTGGAGGCCTAACTCGGCAGCGATACCGACCGCGTTTGTGTAATGTTCGGCTAACTCTTCGTTCTCACCAAGCGTCTCAGCCCGGCGGAGATCACTGAGGACATGCTCGAACTGTGGAACAATATACGCACGGGCGGCTCGGTCGACGACGTCGGCATCAGTTTCACCAGGGAACAGTAGTTCATGTGCGAGAACAAATGTCACAGCATCCATAATGACGGCCTGTCCGAGTTCGAGGACAGCGTGCTTGTCGACGTACCGAGCGAAGGCGACCAATGACTCAATGAAATCCTCGCCTTCGAGATCGAGACCGCCCTCAGTTACCGCTCTGAGGGCTTCATCGATCCGTTCAGGGACTGCAAGCTGTGGAAAAATCGTAACTTCATCCGGAGCCTCGGTGAGTACCCGATCGTCAACTGCTGTTCGCTCGACTCGAGCTCGCGCGACATCCGCAATCGTAGATCGGACTTCCCCGTCGTCGACGAGTGACAGCGCATCGTGTGCGGTAACCCCTGCAGTGTCGATATCGCTCAGATCGATCGTCGTTGCGTTCGAGAGGAGGGACGGAACGCGGACAAATGCGAACCGGCGTCGAAACGCATACCCGAGGGAAAAGAGTTGTGCGAGGTCATGTGTGTTCATCGTCGCAAGAATTCGGAAGGAAAGCGGGACGTACTGGTCCTTGCCGGCATACGTGATCGGGAGATCTGACCGATAATCGAGATCGAGAAGAGTGAACACATCGCCAAACGCCTGATCGAGATTTGCCCGGTTTAGTTCGTCGATAATGAGCCAGGCCGGTCGACCCTCTGTCTTAAGATGTGACTCGCAATCCTGTACTGCGCTTGTGAGAATACCTGGTTCCGGTTCCCAGAGACGATCACCATCATCCGAGATTGTTGGTTGAAGACCGCCGGCGATCTCATAATTTGTCCATTCCGCGTTCGCAGTCGCCAACGCGAAGTCATCTTCCGAGCCGCAAACGAGTTTGCTCAGCTGTTTTGCAGTGTGAGTTTTTCCTGTTCCTGGGGGGCCGTACAGTGCTAGGTTCCGACCGGCAACTAGGTGGACAAGTGCTTCTTTATATAGATCGGGTCGGTCAGTTTCGTCAATTTCAGCTAGCGTCTCTTCTAGGGGGCCGTCGTGCCACTGAAGAATTAGTCGTAGATCTTGTGGCGTTACTTTGTGGATTCCCGGGCCATTTAGTAGACCGTTCTTGCTCAGGTACGGTTCGATGACATCGAATGGGATTGGCGGAAATCTTTCGAACTCGTCAAT is drawn from Halopiger aswanensis and contains these coding sequences:
- a CDS encoding ATP-binding protein, with translation MLEDDELSDPRIRRLALYNILAPEPLQKQGRKALAATLAHHRSHPFNTSNTVGPPISETIQIGTTVSGRSYDLSESLLSKHLLAIGQSGSGKTTLFYNLLSQLDVPFWCFDLKKDYRHLVKDRNDVLVLPWTELKYNPLVPPPGVQPRRWAQVVSEIFGHATALLSGSKNHLLKSILKLYRLYNLFEEKSPPYPSFHELEQFLTSDYINYMRKTSNYRDTVLNRIEAMNLGAGTIFDCSEGYTFEDLLERNVVFEFDGLSRDTQNFLMDILLAAVYEYRLTQIHRTEDLNHVFVLDEAKQIFSVYKERQSESGIPAVDELTAKMREFGEGLIVADQEASKLTDSIKANTYTKILLSTGDRKQFTAVADSMNLTQRQANAAKDLGTGEAVIQTGNDEPERVILDEYRLEKTVTDTDLQRNQGQFWNSLSAKPRKQPPRFEETVQSESRDSEEPEVIDDPPSKVTVSEEAEQLLEGVVEEPFIPLTERYETFSSRYKGNKAKSELVETGLVTERSLETRTGARKLLELTDRGRTYVEDQLDLDSSHEGRGGIVHRYWQHQVKKAFEKAGWATKLELFDADVYVNTGRFEVAIEIAMENTQREQEHVEKHLETRFDVIWVVCRTEKVRDGLKQRFKETGIDPDQVVFHLVQDVSDALEKWP